The Chitinophagaceae bacterium nucleotide sequence ATGTGGTTCATGACGGGCGGAAACTATCAGTGGAAAGCGGTATTTTTAGCCTGTAACATGAATTTAGATTGATTAATGGAAAACAAGTTTGTATTTTTATAATGAATACGAAACACATGAAAAAGATAATCTTCGCCCTTACTCTGATTTCATTGATGACGGCAGGCTATTCACAGGCCCGGATTCCGGTCAATGAACCTAACACAGGCGGTAATACCAATACAAAACCAAACAACCCGCCCCCCACCACCAACCCAACAACCACTACCAGCAGTGAGCTGAAAAAATACAGTGATCCTCAGAGTCGGTTTACCATTGGTTACCCCGGCGACTGGAAATTCGAAGACAAAACAGAGAGTGCTGTGATTAAGATCACCTCACCTTCTGAAGGAAGTGAGGACAAGTTTACTCAAAACGTGAACCTGCAGATAGAAACTTTGGCGAGTGGCACAACCATAGAACAGTATGTAAAGGCAAATATGGATGGAGTAAAGGAAATTGTAAAAGGATACCGGGAAGTTTCTGCCATGTATTTTAACCGAAATGGAGCCAAGGCATACCAGATTGTTTACAAAGGAAAGTATGGAGAAATGACCTATGATATCCAGGTGAAGCAATTATTCTGCATGTCAAATGGTAAAGGTTACGTATTGACTTATGTAAGTAAAGAAGATGAGCGTGATGCATTTGAAACAACAGCAAATAAAATTTTTAATTCGTTTAAGAATTTATAATTTTTAAAATTAACTAAAAAGCCCCGACGTTTCAGTCGGGGCTTTTTAGTTAATACAGTATTGAGAAAATTATTTCCGGCTGTTCATTTTTGCCAGTAAACGCAGAATCTCGAGGTATAACCAAACCAACGTAACCAGTAAGCCAAATGCACCATACCATTCCATATACTTTGGAGCACCCATTTCACTTCCTTTTTCAATCATATCAAAATCAAGAACAAGATTAAGTGCTGCAATAGCAATAACTGCCAGTGAGAAAATTATTCCAAAAGTAGAACCTGTGGTTAAAAAGGCAAACTGAATTCCGAAGAAACCTAAGATCCAGCTAAGTAAATAAAACACAGCAATACTTGCAGTGGCTACAAAAATGATGGACCTTAATTTGTCTGTTACTTTAATAATGCGAAGTGTGTAAAGTAAGTACATACTTGCTGCTACAGCAAAAGTGATGAGAACAGCATGCGTAATAATGCCGGGATATTTTTCCTGGAAAATAAAATTGAAGTAAGCAGAGATTGCACCTACAAATAAACCTTCAAGGATAGCATAAGCAGGAGCAAGATATCCGCTCCATTCTTTTTTGAAAGTGATCACCAGTGCAACAACCAATCCACCCAATGCGCCGCCCAGCATTAATGGCATTGGATTTTTACCTGCATCAAACCATTGCCAGGCAAAAGCTGCACCTGCCATAACCATCAGCATTAAAAAACCAAACTTGTTCATGGTGCCACGAACGGTCATGGTTTCACCTGTTCCGGATGTGAGAGTTTTTTCAAATTGTTTTTCACTGAGGGTAGGGTTACCCGATTGAAATAAAGCCATGTTTTGTTATTTTAATGAATAAAAATAAGATTCTTTCAACTATTTGATTGTGTATTATCCGGCTGATCCTTTTTCTTCAGCACATCTTTTAACATATCTTCTGCTTCATCTTTTAGTTTACCGGCTTTAGCTTTCAGGTCGGCCTTGAGTTTTTCCTTTTCTTCAGGTGATAAACTGTTGTATTTAAAGAAGCCATAACCGGCTGCTGCTCCCAGCAGAAAAGTTGCCACTTGTTTAAGGTTGAACATAATTATTATTTTAGGATGATTCATCAAGTTTCAATCCATATCTAATTTACTGTCAATTCTTCATTTTTTCATTGTTCAGCAATGATTCCTATCAGTGTTTAAACTGCTATTTGGCAGAAAACCGGCTGAAATAAAATTTTCTAAGTGTTGTGAGACTGAAAAGATTGTAAGAATATTTATAAGATTGAATTTTTTCATAGATTGAACCCGCCTAATTTTGCATTGCTATGATAAGAAAACAAGAAGTCTTAAATGACGTAGTGATTAAGTTTGCCGGCGACAGTGGTGATGGGATGCAGCTCACCGGCAGCCAGTTTACAAACAATACAGCTATGATGGGGATCGACCTTGCCACCTTCCCCCGATTTTCCCGCCGAAATCCGTGCACCACAGGGAACTTTAGCAGGTGTTAGCGGTTACCAGTTACGTTTCAGCAGCGACAGTGTGTTTACACCCGGTGATGAATGCGATGTGTTGGTTGCCATGAATGCGGCTGCATTAAAAGCAAACCTCAGCGCCTTAAAGAAAGGCGGAAAGATCATTGCCAATACCGATGGCTTTGATGCAAAGAATCTCCGTCTTGCAAATTATCCTGAAGGAGTAAACCCGCTGGAAAATGAAAGTCTTGGTAATTACGAGGTCATCAAAGTTGATGTAACCAAAATGACCAGGGAAGCATTGGCATCGTTCACTATGGGGATGAAGGAAAAGGACCGTGCAAAGAATATGTTTGTGCTGGGCTTTTTGTACTGGATGTACAGCCGTGATATGGATAATACCCTCCGCTTCATTAAAGAGAAGTTTGGTAAAAAACCCGATATCATGGACAGCAATATCCGTGTACTGCAGGCCGGTTTCAATTATGGTGATACAACTGAAACATTTACCACAACCTATAAAGTTGAAAAAGCAAAAATGGAGCCCGGTGTGTACCGTTCCATCATGGGTAACCAGGCGGTGAGTTATGGTTTGATTGCAGCTTCACAAAAAAGCGGCTTGCAGTTATTCCTCGGATCCTATCCTATTACTCCTGCTTCAGATATTTTACATGATCTCAGCAAGTTCAAAGCATTTGGGGTTAAAACCTTCCAGGCTGAAGATGAAATTGCGGCTATCACTTCATCTATTGGCGCAGCTTATGGCGGTTCGCTGGCTGTAACAACCAGCAGCGGTCCCGGTATTGCATTGAAAGGTGAAGCAATGGGTTTGGCAGTGATGCTCGAAATTCCTTTGCTCATTATTAATATACAGCGTGGTGGTCCTTCAACAGGTTTGCCAACCAAGACTGAACAGAGTGATTTGATGCAGGCTTATTACGGGCGCAATGGAGAATGCCCCATGCCGGTTATTTCAGCCTCAACACCAGCCGATTGTTTTGATGCGGTATACGAAGCTGCAAGAATTTCTGTGCAGCACATGACGCCTGTAATGTTCTTAAGCGACGGTTATATTGCTAACGGTGCCGAACCATGGAAATTTCCGCAGAGTGCTGATCTTCCTGAAATCAAAGTTTCGTTTAAACAGGGACTGGATGAAGGCGAAGAAAAATTACAACCGTAC carries:
- a CDS encoding Bax inhibitor-1/YccA family protein, which gives rise to MALFQSGNPTLSEKQFEKTLTSGTGETMTVRGTMNKFGFLMLMVMAGAAFAWQWFDAGKNPMPLMLGGALGGLVVALVITFKKEWSGYLAPAYAILEGLFVGAISAYFNFIFQEKYPGIITHAVLITFAVAASMYLLYTLRIIKVTDKLRSIIFVATASIAVFYLLSWILGFFGIQFAFLTTGSTFGIIFSLAVIAIAALNLVLDFDMIEKGSEMGAPKYMEWYGAFGLLVTLVWLYLEILRLLAKMNSRK
- a CDS encoding YtxH domain-containing protein translates to MFNLKQVATFLLGAAAGYGFFKYNSLSPEEKEKLKADLKAKAGKLKDEAEDMLKDVLKKKDQPDNTQSNS